A genomic segment from Anabas testudineus chromosome 6, fAnaTes1.2, whole genome shotgun sequence encodes:
- the tubgcp6 gene encoding gamma-tubulin complex component 6 yields the protein MYSSPNDPMKRSCNSSSITELLGALCDCSLSGVSWKRRALGGVSREGFRRALKKRAYGALLSKLFQDGTKGSASGPSATANTPPRNKVLMICFDLRVAGCREEAERLEEQLERLSEGASSGLKEVDAVLELLVQLAGSAPPPPTSFSMDYMRRERPVLRRPQPWGYQSEELQRLEAHAWGLVCGQEWGTLESLWGTQRLMDAPPGTGLLALRTKLETEERFEKETRMTLFGALQHTRTSDIDIRLDLPPVPSNIDVTGLAIRVPPCLDQSEDEGFQSASNLTPDSQSEPSPIPDIDIWEALRTFEPGRRRCWESVGCPPGKRESLYLTEGGREAFDQLYRLWEGEMRVVSSSTPSPILLLPLDSQTQLVSDLLNVLIGVASTTFPLNQSVQFDVRPGVCVSGASPESVSRLLGELAQYGTYYLRLSRFSLQSADKKGLVFQAFTGGLRKYLHYYRACVLSTPPTLSLLTIGFLFRKVGRQLRYLSELCCLDGPLGAGQATFPVGVKLLSYLYNEAQNNCSNENYPVLLSLLKSSCEPYTRFVSDWVYSGVFRDVYGEFMIQVNEEYLSFRDKHFWVQGYTLISKDVEDCVPLFLRHIANDVYVCGKTINLLKICCPQHYICWSELPMPRIAVTFSLQEVEEIERDCAVYRGRMERIAKHSAISREEQALRTERARQELINQVRESAAKTLESIRGRQVSQRLAEEAKKRERFEELKQHLEQEQEWRNAAKKKQEEDDFSFARELRDREKRLQALEEQLEQRARKELIAQYSRLSEEAACRERRAMWRVQRMRLDAARAQFFMHDRQQIQAILEKYPLGQERPPAEVLPPVHSAQQTVPQPAPESPTNSSEQQHAQETQETPPDQTSTSVTTLTAVPALISENIDINDFLPKSPNPDSQEVDIALQDIGSDLPQACLTVQLVDYDFSAPFSPLEGITGQASVQPRPRWGPAVQSDMIQSHPSYSHIPIGKNISEVQENVPKASPFGHASKSSFTPGEYTPEEPRNTSKARVDRHPSQGSVQPVNTSGSNPDHKQEDGASRLEQTEMGISESKSVDPSKEVGAVDTAPCTTQEQGLNNGDQKVVTHGGAVKPLEAGTQDNTSDSQEKAGEYVSSKIHSHVSQEPLKVVGDVVVPPQPSHSTQGHSSDAHIKVGQFVSEVTAPLPSPNVHGHASDSHIKIGEHVSEVDAPLPSSSVHGHSSDAHIKVGENVSEFVASLPTPNVHGHASDAHIKVGELVPDVVAPLPTPSIHGHSSDANIKVGEFVSNVPEATTRWSKHGHASDCTLQPGCVVSGAEPALSPLPGSSYGHSSDSTLRIGCVVSGDEPKRSPLPGSAYGHSSRSSLGIGCIVSKAEPLKSQLPGSTYGHSSDSTLGVGCVVLGTEPQPPAIPGSAFGHSSDSSLGIGCVVKRKGGDQQKTGATDDGQGAKSESPGEQLFEAMGSWAASFSMSPGERSEKEYLLALSAQYQVEHYEDCYNLMASSPECQLLKQVTRGPWGLPMDPMLRRATDTTAVQLSEMVSLPVLIKHSVTAPLITHVSLVNKAVVDYFFVELGVERHFEALRHFLLMEDGEFAQSLSDLLFEKLASGQTPGELLTPLVLNSILSKALQYSLHGDTPLAGNFTFALRFLPETFHPHAPDSLNCLELRYKVDWPLNIIITDNCMNKYNRLFSFLLQLKHMVWSLRDVWFHLKRTALVKGAGRSVQFRQLQLYRHEMQHFVKVIQGYIANQILQVSWSEFTAKLATASDLDAIHRTHADYLNRAIFRGLLTEKAAPVMNIIHSIFSLILKFRAQLIAQPWDSQQGEAVHPSFVAMQQSYNTFKYYSHFLFKVVTKLVNRGYQPHLEDFLLRINFNNYYKDS from the exons ATGTACTCGAGTCCTAACGACCCTATGAAACGcagctgcaacagcagcagcatcactgagCTGCTGGGTGCCCTGTGTGACTGCAGCTTGTCTGGAGTATCATGGAAGCGCCGTGCCCTGGGAGGAGTCTCACGAGAAGGGTTCCGCAGAGCTCTGAAGAAGCGTGCCTATGGTGCCCTCCTGTCCAAGCTGTTTCAAGATGGCACCAAAGGGTCTGCCTCGGGACCAAGTGCCACAGCTAACACGCCGCCCAGAAACAAAGTACTGATGATATGTTTTGACTTGAGGGTGGcaggctgcagagaggaagCGGAAAGgctggaggaacagctggagagatTGTCAGAGGGAGCATCATCTGGCCTTAAGGAAGTAGATGCAGTCCTTGAGCTTCTGGTGCAGCTCGCTGGTTCAGCACCTCCTCCCCCTACCTCTTTCAGCATGGACTACATGAGACGAGAGCGGCCTGTGTTACGGAGGCCTCAACCCTGGGGCTACCAGAGTGAGGAGCTCCAGAGGCTAGAGGCCCATGCGTGGGGACTGGTGTGTGGCCAGGAATGGGGGACTTTGGAGAGTTTGTGGGGAACTCAGAGGCTGATGGATGCCCCTCCAGGCACAGGACTCCTCGCGCTGAGGACTAAAttggaaacagaagaaagattTGAGAAGGAGACCAGGATGACACTGTTTGGAGCACTGCAGCATACTCGCACTTCAGACATAGACATAAGACTGGACCTGCCCCCTGTTCCCAGTAATATTGATGTAACTGGGCTAGCCATCAGG GTACCTCCCTGTTTAGATCAGTCGGAGGATGAGGGCTTCCAGTCAGCCTCCAACTTGACCCCAGACTCTCAGTCAGAGCCCAGCCCCATTCCAGACATTGACATATGGGAGGCTCTTCGCACATTTGAGCCTGGAAGACGCCGCTGTTGGGAGTCTGTTGGATG CCCACCAGGGAAAAGGGAGTCTCTCTATCTAACTGAAGGAGGCAGGGAGGCTTTTGACCAGCTCTATCGTTTGTGGGAGGGGGAGATGAGAGTGGTGAGCAGTAGTACACCCTCTCCTATCCTTCTGCTTCCCCTGGACTCTCAGACACAACTTGTATCCGACCTCCTCAACGTGCTGATTGGAGTGGCGTCCACAACCTTCCCTCTTAATCAG AGTGTTCAGTTTGATGTCAGACCTGGTGTGTGCGTGTCAGGAGCTTCCCCGGAAAGTGTGTCTCGCCTCTTGGGGGAGCTGGCCCAATATGGTACATACTACTTGAGGCTTAGTCGCTTCTCTCTGCAGAGTGCAGACAAGAAGGGCCTAGTCTTTCAG GCGTTTACAGGTGGTCTGAGGAAATACCTGCATTACTACAGGGCGTGTGTCCTTAGCACTCCACCCACCCTCAGCCTGTTGACTATTGGCTTCCTCTTCCGTAAAGTTGGCCGCCAACTTAG GTACCTGTCAGAACTGTGCTGTTTAGATGGTCCTTTGGGTGCAGGCCAGGCTACCTTCCCTGTG GGTGTTAAACTGCTATCCTACCTGTACAATGAAGCACAGAATAACTGCAGCAATGAGAACTACCCAGTCCTGCTGTCGCTGCTGAAGAGCAGCTGTGAACCTTACACACG GTTTGTGTCTGACTGGGTGTATAGTGGCGTATTTCGTGATGTTTATGGAGAATTCATGATCCAGGTCAATGAGGAGTACCTCAGCTTCAGAG acAAACATTTCTGGGTTCAGGGCTACACTTTGATCTCAAAGGATGTGGAGGATTGTGTTCCCTTATTCCTGAGACACATTGCCAATGATGTGTACGTCTGCGGAAAGACCATCAACCTCCTCAAGATCTGCTGCCCACAG cactacatctgttGGTCGGAGCTACCGATGCCTCGCATTGCTGTCACCTTCTCCCTCCAGGAGGTAGAGGAGATCGAAAGGGACTGTGCAGTATACCGTGGACGGATGGAGAGGATTGCTAAACACAGCGCCATCAGCAGGGAGGAGCAA GCCCTGCGAACAGAGAGGGCACGCCAGGAGCTGATCAATCAGGTCAGAGAGTCAGCAGCCAAAACCCTGGAGAGCATCCGCG GGCGCCAGGTGTCACAACGTCTGGCTGAAGAGGCCAAGAAGAGGGAGCGTTTTGAGGAGCTGAAGCAGCACCTGGAACAGGAACAAGAG TGGCGAAATGCAGCCAAGAAGAAACAGGAGGAAGATGACTTCAGCTTTGCCAGagagctgagagacagagaaaagagactACAAGCcctggaggagcagctggaacagaGAGCCAG AAAGGAGCTTATTGCTCAGTACAGCCGTCTGTCAGAGGAAGcagcctgcagagagagacGGGCCATGTGGAGAGTGCAGAGAATGAGACTCGATGCAGCCCGTGCTCAGTTCTTCATGCATGACAGGCAGCAGATTCAG GCAATACTAGAGAAATATCCCTTAGGCCAGGAGAGACCTCCTGCAGAAGTGTTGCCACCTGTTCACTCAGCTCAACAGACTGTACCACAACCAGCACCG GAATCTCCCACTAATTCATCTGAACAGCAGCATGCTCAAGAGACTCAAGAAACACCACCTGACCAGACCTCCACCTCTGTCACCACCCTCACAGCAGTTCCTGCTCTCATCTCTGAGAACATTGATATAAATGATTTTCTCCCTAAGTCTCCAAATCCTGACAGTCAGGAGGTGGATATAGCCCTACAAGACATTGGTTCTGACCTACCCCAAGCCTGTCTTACAGTGCAATTAGTTGACTACGATTTCAGTGCCCCCTTTAGTCCACTTGAAGGTATCACTGGCCAAGCCTCTGTGCAGCCCCGGCCTCGCTGGGGACCTGCAGTCCAGTCTGACATGATTCAAAGCCACCCCTCTTACTCTCACATACCCATAGGAAAGAATATTTCTGAAGTCCAGGAGAATGTCCCCAAAGCCAGCCCCTTTGGTCATGCCTCCAAATCCAGCTTTACTCCAGGCGAATACACCCCAGAGGAGCCCCGAAATACATCTAAAGCCAGGGTTGACAGACATCCCTCTCAAGGCTCAGTGCAGCCAGTAAACACGAGTGGCTCAAACCCAGACCACAAGCAAGAAGATGGTGCATCCAGGCTAGAACAGACTGAAATGGGGATTTCAGAAAGTAAATCTGTTGACCCTAGTAAAGAAGTTGGTGCTGTTGATACTGCCCCTTGTACTACACAAGAACAAGGCCTTAATAATGGTGACCAAAAAGTAGTGACTCATGGCGGTGCGGTTAAACCTCTTGAGGCAGGCACTCAAGACAACACCTCAGACTCTCAAGAAAAAGCTGGTGAATATGTTTCTTCAAAAATTCACAGTCATGTCTCCCAAGAACCCCTAAAGGTTGTTGGAGATGTTGTTGTTCCTCCTCAACCTTCACACAGCACCCAGGGACACTCCTCTGATGCTCACATAAAGGTTGGACAGTTTGTATCAGAGGTAACTGCTCCTTTGCCTTCACCTAACGTTCACGGCCATGCTTCAGATTCTCACATAAAGATTGGAGAGCATGTTTCAGAAGTTGATGCCCCTCTACCTTCCTCTAGTGTTCATGGTCACTCTTCTGATGCTCACATTAAAGTTGGCGAAAATGTTTCAGAATTTGTCGCTTCTCTTCCTACTCCAAATGTTCATGGTCATGCCTCAGATGCCCACATCAAAGTTGGGGAGCTTGTTCCAGATGTAGTTGCACCACTTCCCACTCCTAGCATCCATGGTCACTCGTCAGATGCTAATATAAAAGTGGGTGAATTTGTGTCTAACGTACCTGAAGCAACAACTCGTTGGAGTAAGCATGGGCATGCTTCAGACTGCACACTGCAGCCAGGCTGTGTGGTTTCTGGAGCTGAACCAGCTTTGTCGCCTTTGCCCGGAAGCTCTTATGGTCACTCCTCCGACTCCACATTAAGGATTGGATGTGTAGTCTCAGGAGATGAACCCAAGCGTTCTCCTCTACCTGGCAGTGCTTACGGACATTCATCGCGCTCAAGTTTAGGCATTGGATGCATAGTTTCCAAAGCCGAACCACTTAAATCGCAGCTACCAGGCAGCACGTACGGCCACTCCTCTGATTCAACACTGGGTGTAGGCTGTGTGGTGTTGGGGACAGAGCCACAACCACCTGCAATACCAGGAAGTGCTTTTGGCCACTCATCAGATTCTTCACTTGGAATTGGGTGTGTGGTTAAGCGCAAAGGTGGAGATCAGCAGAAAACAGGGGCCACTGACGATGGTCAAG GTGCCAAGTCGGAGAGTCCAGGTGAGCAGCTGTTTGAGGCCATGGGGTCCTGGGCAGCCAGCTTTAGTATGTCCCCCGGAGAAAGATCTGAGAAGGAATACCTGTTGGCTTTGTCTGCTCAGTACCAGGTGGAACACTATGAAGACTGCTACAACTTGATGG CTTCGTCCCCCGAATGTCAGCTGCTGAAGCAGGTAACTCGGGGCCCATGGGGCCTTCCGATGGACCCCATGCTCCGCAGAGCTACAGACACCACTGCTGTCCAACTCAGCGAGATGGTTTCTCTGCCAGTTCTGATAAAACACTCTGTCACTGCCCCGCTCATCACACA TGTATCTTTGGTGAACAAGGCAGTGGTGGACTACTTCTTTGTGGAGCTGGGGGTGGAAAGACACTTTGAGGCGTTGCGCCACTTCCTGCTGATGGAGGATGGCGAGTTTGCACAGTCCCTCAGTGATCTGCTCTTTGAGAAG CTGGCCAGCGGGCAAACGCCTGGTGAGCTGCTCACCCCCCTGGTCCTGAACTCCATCCTCAGCAAAGCTCTGCAGTACAGCTTACATGGGGACACTCCCCTGGCTGGGAACTTCACCTTTGCCCTTCGCTTTCTCCCAGAGACCTTCCACCCACATGCGCCCGACTCTCTCAACTGTTTAGAGCTACGCTACAAG GTGGACTGGCCGCTGAATATCATCATCACGGACAACTGCATGAACAAGTACAACCGTCTGTTCTcgttcctgctgcagctcaaacacatGGTGTGGAGCCTCCGTGATGTCTGGTTTCACCTCAAGAGAACAG CGCTGGTGAAAGGTGCAGGTCGCTCTGTGCAGTTCCGCCAGCTGCAGCTATACAGACACGAGATGCAGCATTTTGTCAAGGTGATACAGGGATACATCGCCAACCAGATCCTCCAAGTGTCCTGGAGCGAGTTCACAGCCAAACTGGCCACTGCCAGCGACCTGGACGCCATCCACCGCACTCATGCAGACTACCTCAACAGAGCCATCTTTAG GGGTTTGCTGACAGAGAAAGCGGCTCCCGTCATGAACATCATCCACAGCATCTTCAGTCTGATCCTCAAATTTCGGGCCCAGCTGATCGCACAGCCTTGGGACAGCCAGCAGGGGGAGGCAGTGCACCCCAGCTTTGTCGCTATGCAGCAGTCGTACAACACCTTCAAGTATTATTCTCACTTCCTTTTCAAAG